One Paenibacillus sp. SYP-B4298 genomic window, ACTGCTGCTAGCCGCCTGCTGCCCATGGTTGTGTGCCCATACGGTCATCTGCCCTGTCGGGACAAGTCCCTCCCACAAGACGATAACCGCTCCTATAACCAGCGCCAGCCAACCGGCCTTCGCATTCACTCTCATGCTTTGTCCCTCTTCCATCCTACGATTCTTGGCACTGCGGCACGTACCTATTTTCTCTGTCCTGTACAGAAATGAAAATAGCTCTTATGAGCCATTCCGTAGCTACATATGAAATCGGCTGTCGCCGTTCTTGACAGGCTAAGCTTCGTTTCGCGTAGATATAGAAGCACATATACGGCGAGCAGCACTTATGCATCCTTATATATCAAGCCTAAACGGCTGTGTCATTCTTGGCAAAAAAAAGCTGCCGGTTATCCCTCGGCAGCTAGTTCATGCATAGCTTGTGCATGCCTATTTTCTCGTCAGAACGAGAATCAGTGTAATCAAGGTAAAAGCAATCAGCGCCAGAAACGGAATGGTTATGAACCCAAGCCAGTTAATATACTGGGCGCTGCACGGTACCCCTTGCGTACAAGGCTTGATCTCCGCCAGGCCGGGAATCTTCTGCAGCATGTAATGGAAGGTCGATACGCACATGCCTATAATCGAAAGCGGCAGCACGTATTTCCGAACGGTATGCTCGTCAAAGAAGGCCGCAATGCCAAGAATAATACTGAGCGGATACATTAAAATGCGTTGGTACCAGCAATATTCGCATGGTATGAAGCCCAATATCTCACTAAAATACAGACTTCCAAAAGTCGCGACCAACGCGACCAGCCAAGCCAGATACAAGCTGTATTGCCTGAGTGTTCTCATGCTTCAAGCCCCCTTTGATCTTTACTTGGCTTCCTGCTCGATCGCCTGCTTGATCGCCTCATAATCGAACGGATTCGCAATGACAATATTATTCACCATAATGGTAGGTGTCTGTCGAATGTTGAACTTCGTCACCAATTGATTGTCCTCTGCGATTTTTGCAGCCACCTCGTCCGATTTGCTCTGCTGCTTGAACGCTTCCTCGTCCAGACCCGGCACCGACGCGCGTGCCACCTCAAGCAGCGAGTCCGCCGTCACCCACGTCGAATCATGATTCACATCCGGTTGCTTGGCGAATAGTGCGGTATGGAAATTCCAGAACTGCTCCGGGTTGCTCTTCCAGATGGCTTCACTCGCCTCCGCCGCAAGCTGAGATTCCTCTCCATGGAACAGCGTATTGATGAATGAATAGGTTGCAATGCCTGTATCGACATAATCCTTCTTCAATTGCGGCCAGATTTGCTGCTCCCATGACTTACAGCTTGGACATTTATAATCCCCGAACTCAACTACCGATACCTTGGCATCCTGATTGCCAATGATCGGCTGGCCACTAACCGAAGGCGACTCGGCTGCCGTTTTGTTCTCGCCTTCCTTATTCTTGCTGACAGTATTCAGCGCAAACAGCGCTCCAAACAACAGAACAATGATTAAGGTATACACTACAAGACTGCGCGATTTCTTATTCTTGTTACTCATGCTCCACCTCTTCATAAATTTGAATTGTATCCTATTTCTTCAATTTATTACTTGTCTACTCATTCGACATTCACGCCGCATCCTCCTCCAAGACACGACATGTTTATCCCAGAAAGTTCAACTCTCTGTGTGCCATGGCGGCTGTCCACACACCACTACACGCCCATCCTCCAGCTCTCCATTGGACGGAATCGCATCATCACCATCTCGCGCAGCTTCCACCTTCAAGAGAGAGGCATTGTTGCATGCTGCCCGTTATGCCTCATCATCATTCCGATGATTTATCATACCATGATAGCTGCAGCTTGAGCTACATGTCTTGAACATCATTATACTACTCACTGTAGTTTAATGCAGCCCACCTCTGCTCCTGGGAGGGACAACGAATATATTATATCAGAACCTGGCAGCAAATGAACAGCGAACTGTAACGAAATTCTGAACATTATGCCGATTCCTCACGATGACGATTGTCGGTGGCAAAAGCGACATTTTTTTCATATTTTTAGTTAGATGGGTCAAAATAGGATTGACACCGACGTGCTTCAGATTTATCATATGAATAAGTATTCATATATTGATCGAAAGAAGGTCTTCTTATGAATGAATATCGTATAAAGGGCTTATCCTGCGCGGGCTGTGCCCAGCGTATCGAGGATGAGATCAAGGAGCTGGAGCATGGCTCCGATACGAAGCTAAGCTACAATTCCGGGAAATTGACCGTCCATCCGGACATCTCTATGGCAGCGGTCAGGAAGATTCTGAAGTCGGACGGCGCCTATATCGTCCATCCATCGCGATCGGGCAGCTCTGGTCATGGTCATCATGACCATCATCACAGTGAGCACAAGCACAGCCATACGAACCATGATCATAGCCACGGCGGGCACAGTCATAGCCATGATGATGACCACGACCATGACCACAGTCATGATGCGAACGGCAAAATGCTGAAGCTGCTGATCACCTCAGCCATTCTGTATGCGGGGGCACTGCTGCTGGATGGCACTGTGAAGCCGCAGGCGCTCATTTTGCTCTATCTGGCAGCAACGATTATTAGTGGGTACACCACTTTTCTGCGCGGCCTGAAAAATCTGCTCAAGCTCAAATTCAACATCGATACGCTGATGACGATTGCACTCATCGGAGCCGTCGCTATCGGCGAATGGAAGGAAGCCACACTCGTCGCCATCCTGTTCGGACTTAACGAGCTGCTGGAGGGCTACGGCATGGAGAAGGCACGCCGCTCGATGGAGGCGCTGCTGGAGGTTGCCCCGAAGGAAGCGCTCAAGCTGGAGAATGGGAAGGAGAGGGTCGTTCCTATTGCCTCCCTGCAGGCTGGCGATCTGGTTCGCATCAAGCCGGGGACCAAGATTCCATCCGATGGCATCATTACCGAAGGGCGCAGCTCCGTGAATGAAGCCGCCATTACCGGGGAATCACTGCCGGTCGAGAAAGAGCCGGGCGCATCGGTATTTGGCGGGAGCATCAACAACGAAGGGCTGTTGCTTGTCCAGATCGAGAAGGCTTATCAGGACTCATCGCTGGCGAAGATTCTCCATCTCGTTCAAGAGGCTCAGGAGACGAAGACGCCAACCGAGCTGTTCATTAATCGGTTCGCCAAATATTACACCCCCATTATTATGGCTATCGCTGTGCTCGTGACCATCGTGCCGCCGCTGCTTCTGGGCGGAGAATGGATGAGCTGGCTGTACCAAGGATTATCCGTCCTGATTGTTGGCTGTCCGTGTGCGCTTATCTTGTCTTCACCGATTGCGATTGTATCCGGCATTACCCGGGCCGCCCGTAATGGCATACTGGTCAAGGGCGGCGTATTTCTGGAGCAGCTTGGCAAGCTGGATGCGCTGGCCTTCGACAAGACGGGCACATTGACCAAGGGCGAGCCGCATGTCGCTGAGCTCGAGGCTTACGACGAGCAGCGCTTCTTCCGGGTCGCGGGCGCGATCGAGAGGTCATCCTCTCATCCATTGGCGAAGGCTATTATGAAGGAGGTAGAGCGGCGCGGCATCTCGATCCCCGAGCCGGAGGAGATCGAAACCTTGGCAGGTAGCGGCATCAGGGCTCGCATCGAAGGTCGCAGCTACTGGCTCGGCAATGAGAACAGTATTCGCCATATCCATATGACGGATGCGGTCAGCGGACGGATTAGCCGCTTGAAGAGCGAGGGCCTGACACTCGTGCTCGTAGCCGATGAGCAGCAGGTGCTCGGCGTATTCGGCATCGCTGACGAGATTCGCGAGGAGAGCCGCGAGGTCATCCAGGCACTACACAAGCTGGGTATCCGCCGTACCGTCATGCTGACGGGCGACCATCAGCAGACGGCCGCCAAGGTCGCGGCTGCAGTCGGCGTCTCCGAATATTACGGCGGATTGCTGCCAGAGGATAAGGTGAGCCAGATCCGCTCCCTCTCCCAACAAGGCACAGTCGGCATGATCGGCGACGGCATTAATGACGCTCCTGCACTCGCCTCGGCAAGCCTCGGCATCGCTATGGGCAAGGGTACAGACAGCGCCATCGAGACGGCGGACATCGTGCTGATGCAGGATCATCTCGGCAAGCTGCCTGAGGCGGTCTCTGTCGCCAAGCAGGTCAATCGGATCATCCGCTTCAACATTACCGTCTCGATCGGTCTGAAGGCGATCGCGCTGTTGCTGACCATCCCCGGCTGGCTCACACTCTGGATCGCAATACTGTCCGACATGGGCGCGACAGTCTTCGTCACGCTGGTCAGCCTCACCATTCTGATACAGCGCCGCCAGGGCAGCGACTCGTCCCCAAAGGTAGAGAAAGAGATTGCATAATGCATAAGAGACATCGTCGGCTTCAATACATCTGCCGACGATGTCTCCCACTGTAGATTGCCACGCAATATGCTGCAGACGTCCTCTTCGGGCGGAGACAGGCTGCGACCTTATGGCGATGCGGGCAGCGATACCCGCATCGTCGTGCCCTCGCCCAGCTTGCTGACAACCCGAATTTTGCCGTTGTGGAGCGCAATAATCCGCTTCACAATTGATAGGCCGATGCCGTTGCCCCCCACCGTCCGGTCTCTTTGTTTGTCCACCTTGTAGAATGGCTGGAAGATGTTCTCCAGCTCGTCCTCTGGCATGCCCTGACCGTTGTCTGTAATCTCAATCTCAAGCCATTCATCATTTTGGCGCCCGCTAATGTGAATGGAGCCGTGATAGCCGGTGAATTTGATACTGTTCGTCAGCAGATTCATCCATAGATGAATAAGCTTCCCCTCATCTGCCGTGATGACCAGCTCCGGCAAGTCCAGTTGCAGCTCAAGCTGCTTGGCAGCCCACTGCGGCTCCAGTGCGATGATGATGTTGCGAATCTGCTCATCCAGCCGATAGGTAACGGGATGGTTCACCGTCTGCTCGTAATCGAGCGAGGATAGCTGCAGCAGATCCTCGGTCAGCCGCGACAGCCGCTTGCTCTCCTGTTCAATAATATCGAGCAGCCGGAGCCGGCTCTCTTCATCCAGCTTTTTATGCTTCAATGCTTGAGTAAAGCCTTGAATGGAGGTCAACGGAGACTGCAGCTCATGAGAGACATCCGAGACGAACTGTCTTCTTGATCTCTCCAGCATGCCCAGCTCGTGAGCCATGTGGTTGAAGCTCTCCGTCAATTGTCCGATCTCATCCTTGCGCCGCGTGCTCAGACGCAGATCGAACTCGCCTTTGGCCATCTTGCGGGTAGCTCTGGTCAGCTTCTGGATCGGCCGTACAATATAACGGGCTGAGATTAAAATAAACAGACCTCCGAACAGCATGACAATGAACAACTGGTTGCGAAACAACTGGGACAAAAACTGCTTGAATTCCCCGAAGTCTGCTTCAACAAACAGCGCATAGGGCTGTCCTTCAACTATAAACGGCAACCCCACCATCATATGCCCGAAGCCATGCCTTTCCTCATTGCGGTATACCGCCCCCTTGATGACCTGAAGCAGCGCCCCCGATTCAATCTCGTAGGCCGTCTTGCCCTCAACTCCAGCCGGGCTGTGTAACGTTCTGCCTTCCTTGTCATACAACCGGTACGAATAAATCGGAAAAGCGGTCAAGCCTTGAACCAGATCCTCGCGATTGGAGGGCGTAGCCTGCTTGTAAGACTGCACAATCGTTTTCCCATTAGCAATCATGTTATCTAGCATATAGTTTCTCAACTGTCCGCTGTACAACTGTCCGTATACAAAAAAGCTCAAAATAATGCTGATTACCGTTGAGCCGAGAAAGGCGCACAGTATCCGAATGTACAGCGATTTAATCGCGATACACCTCCAGACGGTAGCCCAGCCCCCGAAGAGTTACGATGCGGAATTCGTTCTCATACGCCTCGAACCGGTCTCTCAAGCGCTTGACATGGGTGTCTACCGTTCGCTCG contains:
- a CDS encoding disulfide oxidoreductase — protein: MRTLRQYSLYLAWLVALVATFGSLYFSEILGFIPCEYCWYQRILMYPLSIILGIAAFFDEHTVRKYVLPLSIIGMCVSTFHYMLQKIPGLAEIKPCTQGVPCSAQYINWLGFITIPFLALIAFTLITLILVLTRK
- a CDS encoding DsbA family protein, whose amino-acid sequence is MSNKNKKSRSLVVYTLIIVLLFGALFALNTVSKNKEGENKTAAESPSVSGQPIIGNQDAKVSVVEFGDYKCPSCKSWEQQIWPQLKKDYVDTGIATYSFINTLFHGEESQLAAEASEAIWKSNPEQFWNFHTALFAKQPDVNHDSTWVTADSLLEVARASVPGLDEEAFKQQSKSDEVAAKIAEDNQLVTKFNIRQTPTIMVNNIVIANPFDYEAIKQAIEQEAK
- a CDS encoding heavy metal translocating P-type ATPase — its product is MNEYRIKGLSCAGCAQRIEDEIKELEHGSDTKLSYNSGKLTVHPDISMAAVRKILKSDGAYIVHPSRSGSSGHGHHDHHHSEHKHSHTNHDHSHGGHSHSHDDDHDHDHSHDANGKMLKLLITSAILYAGALLLDGTVKPQALILLYLAATIISGYTTFLRGLKNLLKLKFNIDTLMTIALIGAVAIGEWKEATLVAILFGLNELLEGYGMEKARRSMEALLEVAPKEALKLENGKERVVPIASLQAGDLVRIKPGTKIPSDGIITEGRSSVNEAAITGESLPVEKEPGASVFGGSINNEGLLLVQIEKAYQDSSLAKILHLVQEAQETKTPTELFINRFAKYYTPIIMAIAVLVTIVPPLLLGGEWMSWLYQGLSVLIVGCPCALILSSPIAIVSGITRAARNGILVKGGVFLEQLGKLDALAFDKTGTLTKGEPHVAELEAYDEQRFFRVAGAIERSSSHPLAKAIMKEVERRGISIPEPEEIETLAGSGIRARIEGRSYWLGNENSIRHIHMTDAVSGRISRLKSEGLTLVLVADEQQVLGVFGIADEIREESREVIQALHKLGIRRTVMLTGDHQQTAAKVAAAVGVSEYYGGLLPEDKVSQIRSLSQQGTVGMIGDGINDAPALASASLGIAMGKGTDSAIETADIVLMQDHLGKLPEAVSVAKQVNRIIRFNITVSIGLKAIALLLTIPGWLTLWIAILSDMGATVFVTLVSLTILIQRRQGSDSSPKVEKEIA
- a CDS encoding sensor histidine kinase; its protein translation is MSFFVYGQLYSGQLRNYMLDNMIANGKTIVQSYKQATPSNREDLVQGLTAFPIYSYRLYDKEGRTLHSPAGVEGKTAYEIESGALLQVIKGAVYRNEERHGFGHMMVGLPFIVEGQPYALFVEADFGEFKQFLSQLFRNQLFIVMLFGGLFILISARYIVRPIQKLTRATRKMAKGEFDLRLSTRRKDEIGQLTESFNHMAHELGMLERSRRQFVSDVSHELQSPLTSIQGFTQALKHKKLDEESRLRLLDIIEQESKRLSRLTEDLLQLSSLDYEQTVNHPVTYRLDEQIRNIIIALEPQWAAKQLELQLDLPELVITADEGKLIHLWMNLLTNSIKFTGYHGSIHISGRQNDEWLEIEITDNGQGMPEDELENIFQPFYKVDKQRDRTVGGNGIGLSIVKRIIALHNGKIRVVSKLGEGTTMRVSLPASP